In Bacteroidota bacterium, the DNA window AGTTAAGTTTTTTGATAATAAGTAAAGATTCAGTTTCGCTCACCACCCGGAACTGCCAAACCATCCCTCAGAACCCACCCTTTTTGAGGTTTGGCATAATTATTTAATAGCTATCGAGCTGAAAGGGGCAAACCAAGGAGGCTCCAATGGCTCAAGGCTGGACGTTAGTAATGGTGAATTCGCACGCAACCGAAAAGAAACGCGTACTCTTGATCGTGGAAGATTTCGATAATATCAGAAATCTTTTCGGCAGGTATCTGTCTGTCCACGATTACGAAGTCATCTCCGCCGGTACGATCGCCGATGCGATTGCGCTCGGCAAAGAAGCTGCACCCGATATCGTACTCATGGATTTCGATATGCGTTCGACCGACCCCTACAAGAACATCTCCGCCCTGCACAATGCACTACCGTCGAGCAAACTCGTCACCGTGGA includes these proteins:
- a CDS encoding response regulator transcription factor, whose product is MAQGWTLVMVNSHATEKKRVLLIVEDFDNIRNLFGRYLSVHDYEVISAGTIADAIALGKEAAPDIVLMDFDMRSTDPYKNISALHNALPSSKLVTVDGSNRHILEDKAKIAGATTVVPRTMAPDKLESTLNA